A region of Haloplanus sp. XH21 DNA encodes the following proteins:
- the bcp gene encoding thioredoxin-dependent thiol peroxidase, producing MLDVGDDAPDFELPDQHGETVSLADFRGQRVVVYFYPRANTPGCTTEACGFQARVDAFRDRDAEIVGISDDPVDDLAAFAEQEDLTFSLLSDESGEVAAAYDSYGEKQMFGKTFDGVFRNTYVVGPDGHIEHVYEGVSPEGHAEEILSDL from the coding sequence ATGCTCGACGTTGGCGACGATGCTCCCGATTTCGAACTGCCCGATCAACACGGCGAAACGGTGTCGCTCGCGGATTTCCGCGGCCAGCGCGTCGTCGTCTACTTCTATCCCCGCGCGAACACGCCCGGCTGCACGACCGAGGCGTGTGGCTTCCAGGCGCGCGTCGACGCCTTCCGTGACCGCGACGCCGAAATCGTCGGCATCAGCGACGACCCGGTCGACGATCTCGCGGCGTTCGCGGAACAGGAGGATCTCACCTTCTCCTTGCTCTCGGACGAATCCGGCGAGGTCGCCGCCGCGTACGACTCGTACGGCGAGAAGCAGATGTTCGGCAAGACGTTCGACGGCGTGTTCCGGAACACGTACGTCGTCGGTCCCGACGGCCACATTGAGCACGTCTACGAGGGCGTCTCGCCGGAGGGACACGCCGAAGAGATCCTTTCCGATCTCTGA